In a genomic window of uncultured Flavobacterium sp.:
- a CDS encoding porin family protein, giving the protein MKKSMLILCTLFLSVTVIAQTQKVKLGVKAGLNLSSLTFDESELNSSTKAGFTTGLMVEIPLAKNFSLQPELLYSQQGTKTSFSDIDVTNSNFRSTIKLNYLNIPIMLKYYVIEGLSVQVGPQLGILLKANNKYQDNFLGYENQDSFDLKDYSTGVDTSVNLGLGYQLKNKFYTDLRYNISYSNVFKEGDANHFINKDMKNRVFQITIGCFFY; this is encoded by the coding sequence ATGAAAAAATCGATGCTAATTTTGTGTACACTATTTTTAAGTGTGACTGTTATAGCTCAAACACAAAAAGTAAAATTAGGAGTAAAAGCCGGTTTAAATTTATCGAGCCTTACTTTTGATGAAAGTGAATTGAATTCGTCAACCAAAGCGGGATTTACGACTGGTCTTATGGTCGAAATTCCTTTAGCGAAAAACTTTTCGCTTCAACCGGAATTGTTGTACAGTCAACAAGGAACAAAAACTTCCTTTTCTGATATAGATGTAACAAATTCTAACTTTAGAAGTACTATTAAATTAAACTACCTGAACATTCCCATAATGCTAAAATATTATGTAATAGAAGGATTAAGTGTGCAAGTCGGGCCTCAACTAGGAATACTTTTAAAAGCTAATAATAAGTATCAGGATAATTTTTTAGGGTATGAAAATCAGGATAGTTTTGATTTAAAAGATTATTCAACGGGCGTAGATACTTCTGTGAATCTTGGATTGGGTTATCAACTTAAAAATAAATTTTATACAGACTTAAGATATAATATTTCTTATTCTAATGTTTTTAAAGAAGGAGATGCAAATCATTTCATTAATAAGGATATGAAGAATAGGGTTTTTCAAATAACGATTGGTTGTTTTTTTTATTAG
- a CDS encoding M4 family metallopeptidase, with protein MKQIYFKTKYLFVLLSFFVCSTGMAQSPFQNTKKGNAKATVETSIASQTKDEVAKKTADQNSTKDNATNDLLNQKESIKGTELSAEESESVIKLEQQSQKLFGQKMTNTIEKTNVKDSVSTKVRSFAKSSNLTAKNIFEVKKGDFDLAASDKMQLKSISDSHGRTLATYQQLHNSIPVEGAIYKVRENKTKIDAFGYSAKKMPANNNYKINAATALENALKTVNAKQYIWESKKLGSLVNKNISTKPKGELVYVGPDFSSELKEYHLAWKFDIYATNPQSSQTIYVDANSGKTILNIDLNRDVNLPGQSQGKGKSRYAGEVTFNTKQYFDGYRLEALQGKYKVPMFTLNMNHADYASDEVITDYIDEDNIWSELYNKNHDEVAIDIHWGMQKTIDYYAEKFNRNSVDNKGMEIIGLAHLGNKVDNASWTGGWAQFGDGNNNSPFVGLGITAHELTHAVTQFSAGLIYRGESGAMNESFSDIFGISVEFYVGKETKENIWMLGNEMYQHGSMRNMSNPKAQGQPDTYGGKNWANPLNTAYDNGGVHINSGITNYWFYLLSEGGQGTNDLNNSYNVKAIGLAKAEKIAYITLTEYLSPSSNFSNMRQATLMVVEDLYGLGSEEYKQVTNAWYAIGIGAAFADKQITIVSVEKPSAICGSLKGDEPFYVKIKNTGSTVIKANESLNYKLRLMTPGFGAKLNTIYTNNGTINFTKDLASGEETIIKIQDKLPYTASVNILNYVEVKLDFKPIQEFGTKDGVSFVSSFVVPFAPKDFDLKVMELNLPEYSGGILSANHPLAITIYNLGCQDIQAGSQLKVGYQNTIPGSETVWKEIILVNVFKMNSEMTIPFDSSIDLSVAGVHTYEAFVSYSQDPVTANNNAINAVYSGIVTQFPYQQDFDGTPGGWYSKSILTNQKFVWQKNVNSFRDTKSKYWWGTVNTANSTERMALNADFTLESPIFDFTNITSPYVEFDMNYYFDKGYDGLIIEYSEDKGQNWKKVMAVDYSETLHHNNLVSGPWFTGMDPNYNKEPFKMRLNELAGKKAAIRFRVKTDNRYDGFLGAFIDNVLVSDAPYDLEVIAAKVDAGTCTINNNNVTLSAKIINNFPTTGEQVNVAVKILDGAKNEVFSKNEKAVLAFTKFRDTISYSIPNIDLKTIGENTIMISVFPEDVTKDVKPQNNSFTVHYNNWNNEDMKAAVLPYLMDFEDVTKYKGWRTSENKNSGGWKHGLSTDLDSPGWRIKDHTHFMASNDDKCNCDSSNDMLISPVFDLSKYKEAHLTFDGFGDGSGLSDGYVKVSTDGGETWKTIFQMPYINNWIEYHVDLSPYAGKSCVLVAFQHNDNGLFASGFAVDNIQIKDTADYLKLSNLSVAENVYEDAPSHEFFISAKNLSYNTINKATIEYQITQNGKAVGEPIALERNSQIFQYQTIVYKIDGIPQLAAGNYQINVKIIIDGQPKELAETLTGAFEVIAKAPNLDIETFSNVPEGSLFGSNGFASNQSDENYPWKVVVKPDNVNLSLPKTDHTGDTSATMLYSQLEGYAMYGELISPLYKLSENVTALEFYYALQSNFNDAFIVDIKTTGGEWNEVWSSYKQGNYADTEWQKGVVNLNKYTGKSVMLRFRHAKAGGYSYMVLDDLKVISDPVLDVSVQILSPKDICGGSEFKVKLTNEGQIAIQEKAIQLDLEYGNTLETISETIEAGIPIGGSIEYVFKKQLKLDASGDSHVFNVIAKLENDVIQQNNKIKNYIYQGSSSEFKIFDSPIIHGYAGKSLYVDAQTNFSTKKLEVASYKWNTGDTSNAIEINKAGDYSVTIVMKNGCTLTEKITAAFDIFESDLVSGAVCGPEVVLNPGNYKSYEWFDGSTEPTYVTKESGKYFVTVYNENGIGKTFSTTISILENKIVPEIQVVDNKKLTASAEAASYQWFLNDRPIPNATEKSIITIWEGNYSLQVTNTNGCNSISAPFDSKGMLLGKITNSFRVFPNPAVDHVNIFLADKIKGEVQIKIYAMDGNAVWSKTYASMPSNINVSGLSPGVYILECSVKEEKYTAKIIKK; from the coding sequence ATGAAACAGATTTACTTTAAAACCAAGTATTTGTTTGTTTTGTTAAGTTTCTTTGTCTGTTCCACAGGAATGGCTCAGTCACCTTTTCAAAACACAAAAAAAGGTAATGCAAAAGCGACAGTAGAAACGTCGATTGCAAGTCAGACAAAAGACGAGGTTGCTAAAAAAACAGCTGATCAAAATTCTACTAAGGATAATGCGACTAACGATCTCCTGAATCAAAAAGAAAGCATAAAAGGCACTGAGCTTTCTGCAGAAGAAAGCGAATCAGTGATAAAACTAGAGCAACAAAGCCAAAAATTATTTGGACAAAAAATGACGAATACGATCGAGAAAACAAACGTGAAAGATTCTGTTAGTACAAAAGTTAGATCATTTGCTAAATCTTCAAATTTAACTGCGAAAAATATATTTGAAGTTAAAAAAGGAGATTTTGATTTAGCTGCATCTGATAAAATGCAATTAAAATCAATTTCTGATAGTCATGGCAGAACACTTGCAACATATCAGCAATTGCACAATTCTATTCCTGTTGAAGGTGCAATTTATAAGGTTAGAGAAAATAAAACTAAGATTGACGCATTTGGTTATTCGGCTAAAAAAATGCCTGCAAACAACAATTATAAAATAAATGCTGCTACAGCTTTAGAAAATGCACTTAAAACGGTAAATGCCAAACAATACATTTGGGAAAGCAAAAAATTAGGTTCTTTAGTTAATAAAAATATAAGCACAAAACCTAAAGGTGAATTGGTGTATGTTGGACCCGATTTTTCTTCTGAATTAAAGGAGTATCACTTGGCATGGAAATTTGATATTTATGCAACTAATCCGCAATCGAGTCAGACCATCTATGTAGATGCAAATTCCGGGAAAACAATTTTAAACATCGATCTAAATCGAGATGTTAACCTTCCGGGTCAAAGCCAGGGGAAAGGGAAGTCACGATATGCCGGAGAAGTAACTTTTAATACAAAACAGTATTTTGATGGTTACAGACTAGAGGCATTACAAGGAAAATATAAAGTTCCTATGTTTACTTTAAATATGAATCACGCAGATTATGCTTCGGATGAAGTAATCACGGATTATATTGATGAAGATAATATTTGGAGTGAATTGTATAATAAAAACCATGATGAGGTTGCTATAGACATTCATTGGGGGATGCAAAAAACGATAGACTATTATGCAGAAAAATTTAATCGAAATAGTGTCGATAACAAAGGAATGGAAATTATTGGTCTTGCACATCTAGGCAATAAGGTTGATAATGCTTCATGGACTGGTGGTTGGGCTCAATTTGGAGACGGTAACAACAATTCACCTTTTGTTGGTTTGGGCATTACAGCACATGAATTAACACACGCTGTAACACAATTTTCTGCGGGGTTAATCTATCGTGGAGAATCAGGTGCTATGAATGAATCTTTCAGTGATATCTTCGGTATATCTGTTGAATTTTATGTTGGAAAAGAGACCAAAGAAAATATTTGGATGCTGGGTAATGAAATGTACCAACATGGAAGTATGCGAAATATGTCTAATCCGAAGGCTCAAGGTCAGCCGGACACCTACGGAGGAAAAAACTGGGCAAATCCATTAAACACGGCTTACGACAATGGAGGAGTACACATTAACAGTGGGATCACAAATTATTGGTTTTACCTTTTAAGTGAAGGTGGTCAAGGTACAAATGACCTCAATAACAGTTACAATGTTAAAGCAATTGGTCTTGCTAAAGCAGAGAAAATTGCCTATATCACGCTAACCGAGTATTTATCTCCTTCTTCAAACTTTAGCAATATGCGCCAGGCAACTTTAATGGTTGTAGAAGATTTATACGGATTAGGTTCTGAAGAATACAAACAAGTTACAAATGCATGGTACGCTATCGGTATCGGAGCTGCTTTTGCAGATAAGCAAATAACAATTGTTTCAGTTGAAAAACCTTCTGCTATTTGTGGTTCTTTAAAAGGAGACGAACCTTTTTATGTTAAAATTAAAAATACAGGATCTACTGTAATTAAGGCAAATGAGAGTTTAAATTATAAACTAAGATTAATGACACCTGGTTTTGGTGCCAAGTTGAATACTATTTACACCAACAATGGTACTATTAATTTCACTAAAGATTTGGCGTCAGGCGAAGAAACAATTATAAAAATTCAAGACAAACTTCCTTATACAGCAAGTGTAAATATTTTAAATTATGTAGAAGTTAAACTTGATTTTAAACCTATTCAGGAATTTGGTACAAAAGATGGAGTTTCTTTTGTTTCTAGTTTTGTAGTTCCTTTTGCGCCAAAAGATTTTGATCTTAAAGTCATGGAATTAAATCTTCCGGAGTATTCCGGCGGAATATTGTCTGCAAATCATCCATTAGCGATTACTATTTATAATTTAGGCTGCCAGGACATACAGGCCGGATCTCAGTTAAAAGTAGGATATCAAAATACGATTCCCGGAAGCGAAACGGTCTGGAAAGAGATTATACTAGTCAATGTTTTTAAAATGAACTCAGAAATGACAATTCCTTTTGATAGCAGTATTGATTTATCTGTAGCCGGCGTGCACACGTATGAAGCTTTTGTATCCTACAGCCAAGATCCTGTCACAGCTAATAACAATGCAATAAATGCTGTTTACAGTGGTATTGTAACTCAATTTCCATATCAACAGGATTTTGATGGAACACCCGGAGGATGGTACTCAAAATCAATACTTACAAATCAAAAATTTGTATGGCAGAAAAACGTCAATTCATTTAGGGATACCAAATCGAAATATTGGTGGGGTACTGTAAACACAGCTAATTCTACTGAAAGAATGGCTCTAAATGCTGATTTTACATTAGAATCGCCAATATTTGATTTTACAAATATTACCTCTCCATATGTGGAGTTTGATATGAATTATTATTTTGATAAAGGTTATGATGGTTTAATCATTGAATATTCTGAAGATAAAGGACAAAATTGGAAAAAAGTTATGGCAGTGGATTATTCTGAAACTTTACATCACAATAATTTAGTATCAGGCCCCTGGTTTACCGGAATGGATCCTAATTATAATAAAGAACCGTTTAAAATGCGTTTAAATGAACTTGCAGGTAAAAAAGCAGCTATTCGTTTTCGAGTAAAAACGGATAATCGTTACGATGGCTTTTTAGGGGCTTTTATAGACAATGTTCTGGTAAGTGATGCACCTTATGATTTAGAAGTTATAGCAGCAAAAGTAGACGCTGGTACATGTACAATTAACAATAATAATGTAACATTAAGTGCTAAAATCATTAATAATTTCCCAACAACTGGTGAACAGGTTAATGTTGCAGTTAAAATTCTTGATGGTGCAAAAAATGAAGTTTTTTCAAAAAATGAAAAAGCAGTATTAGCGTTTACTAAATTTAGAGATACTATAAGCTATTCTATCCCAAATATTGATTTAAAAACCATTGGTGAGAATACAATTATGATTTCTGTTTTTCCTGAAGATGTGACTAAGGATGTTAAACCACAAAACAATTCCTTTACAGTTCATTATAATAATTGGAATAATGAAGACATGAAAGCAGCTGTACTTCCGTATCTAATGGATTTTGAAGATGTGACCAAATATAAAGGATGGAGAACTTCTGAAAACAAAAATAGTGGCGGGTGGAAACATGGATTAAGTACTGATTTAGATTCTCCAGGATGGCGCATAAAAGATCACACACATTTTATGGCAAGTAACGATGATAAATGTAATTGTGACTCTTCAAATGATATGTTAATCTCTCCTGTATTTGATTTGAGTAAATATAAAGAGGCACATTTAACATTTGATGGTTTTGGAGATGGTTCGGGGCTTTCAGATGGATACGTAAAAGTAAGTACAGATGGTGGTGAAACCTGGAAAACAATATTTCAAATGCCATATATCAATAATTGGATTGAATATCATGTAGATTTAAGCCCGTATGCAGGAAAATCTTGTGTTCTTGTGGCATTTCAACATAATGATAATGGATTATTTGCCAGTGGTTTTGCAGTAGATAATATTCAGATTAAAGATACAGCCGATTATTTGAAGCTGTCTAATTTAAGTGTAGCAGAAAATGTCTATGAAGATGCACCTTCTCACGAATTTTTTATAAGTGCAAAGAATTTATCTTATAATACAATTAATAAAGCTACGATTGAATATCAAATTACCCAAAATGGTAAAGCCGTAGGGGAACCAATTGCGTTGGAAAGAAATAGTCAAATTTTTCAATATCAGACTATTGTTTATAAAATAGACGGTATTCCACAATTAGCGGCAGGAAATTATCAAATTAATGTAAAAATAATTATAGACGGACAGCCAAAAGAATTGGCAGAAACTCTTACAGGAGCTTTTGAGGTTATTGCAAAAGCACCGAATTTAGATATTGAAACTTTTTCAAATGTACCTGAGGGTTCACTATTTGGATCAAATGGATTTGCTTCAAATCAAAGTGATGAAAATTATCCGTGGAAAGTGGTTGTTAAACCTGATAATGTAAATCTAAGTCTCCCAAAGACAGATCATACAGGAGATACTTCTGCAACGATGCTTTACAGTCAACTTGAAGGTTACGCCATGTATGGAGAATTAATATCTCCACTATATAAATTATCTGAAAATGTAACCGCTTTAGAGTTTTATTATGCATTACAAAGTAATTTCAACGATGCTTTTATTGTAGATATTAAAACTACAGGAGGTGAATGGAATGAAGTATGGAGCAGCTATAAACAAGGAAATTATGCAGACACCGAATGGCAAAAAGGAGTAGTGAATTTAAATAAATATACAGGAAAATCTGTAATGTTGCGATTTAGACATGCTAAAGCAGGTGGATATTCTTATATGGTTTTAGATGATTTAAAGGTAATTAGTGATCCCGTTTTAGATGTATCAGTACAAATATTGTCGCCAAAAGATATATGTGGCGGATCTGAATTTAAAGTGAAGCTGACTAATGAGGGACAAATTGCAATTCAAGAAAAGGCTATTCAATTAGATTTAGAATATGGCAACACACTTGAAACTATTTCAGAAACCATTGAAGCTGGAATTCCCATTGGTGGAAGCATAGAATATGTTTTCAAAAAACAACTTAAATTGGATGCAAGCGGTGATTCTCATGTATTTAATGTTATTGCAAAATTGGAAAATGATGTAATTCAACAAAACAACAAAATAAAAAACTATATATATCAAGGATCATCATCAGAGTTTAAAATATTTGACAGTCCAATAATTCATGGATATGCAGGCAAAAGTTTGTACGTTGATGCTCAAACTAATTTTAGTACTAAGAAGTTAGAGGTCGCTTCATACAAATGGAATACAGGCGATACTTCTAATGCTATTGAAATAAATAAAGCAGGAGATTATTCAGTAACAATAGTGATGAAAAACGGATGTACACTTACAGAAAAGATAACTGCGGCCTTTGATATTTTTGAATCTGATTTAGTAAGTGGAGCTGTTTGTGGTCCTGAAGTTGTTTTAAATCCTGGTAACTATAAATCTTACGAATGGTTTGATGGCTCAACGGAACCAACTTATGTTACAAAGGAAAGTGGAAAGTATTTTGTAACGGTTTATAATGAAAATGGAATTGGTAAAACTTTTAGTACTACTATTTCAATCCTTGAGAACAAAATTGTACCTGAAATTCAGGTTGTTGATAATAAAAAACTAACAGCTTCAGCAGAGGCAGCTTCGTATCAATGGTTTTTAAACGATAGACCTATACCAAATGCAACTGAAAAATCTATAATCACAATTTGGGAAGGAAATTATAGTCTTCAAGTAACTAATACTAATGGATGTAATAGTATTTCGGCCCCATTTGATTCAAAAGGTATGCTTCTGGGGAAAATAACAAACTCTTTCAGAGTGTTCCCAAACCCAGCCGTTGATCATGTAAATATCTTTTTAGCAGACAAAATTAAAGGAGAGGTGCAAATCAAAATTTATGCAATGGATGGTAATGCAGTATGGAGTAAAACGTATGCAAGTATGCCATCGAATATAAATGTAAGCGGATTAAGTCCTGGAGTTTATATTTTAGAATGCAGTGTAAAAGAGGAGAAATATACAGCTAAGATTATTAAGAAATAA
- a CDS encoding GIY-YIG nuclease family protein gives MNFFYILYSESLDQYYIGHTSEPLQERLRKHLSNHSGFTGKAKDWVVIYFEDFETKSLAYKRELEIKKWKSRIRVEKLINELKK, from the coding sequence ATGAATTTTTTCTATATTTTATACTCAGAATCTTTAGATCAATATTATATAGGTCATACATCTGAACCTTTACAAGAAAGATTACGTAAACATCTATCAAATCATTCTGGATTTACAGGAAAAGCAAAAGATTGGGTTGTGATTTATTTCGAAGATTTTGAAACCAAATCATTGGCGTATAAACGTGAATTGGAAATAAAGAAATGGAAAAGTAGAATACGAGTTGAAAAGTTAATAAATGAATTGAAGAAATAA